Proteins from a genomic interval of Nostoc sp. TCL240-02:
- the kdpA gene encoding potassium-transporting ATPase subunit KdpA yields MGQGFLQIGLTLCIVIAITPLLGRYIAHVFLGERTLLDFLMNPIERSMFVLAGVRRKDDMTGSQYIRAVICSNLIMGVSVYLLLYFQRLLPWNPNGFGATSWDVLLHTTISFVTNTDQQHYAGETTLSYFSQVAALGFLMFTSAATGLSVGIAFIRGLTGRRLGNFYVDIVHAITRILLPISIIGAIALLLTGVPQTLAKTMDVRTLEGGTQYLARGPVASFEMIKLLGENGGGFFGVNSAHPFENPNGASNLIEMIAMISIPAALIYTYGILANNIKQAWLLFWMVFVIFVILAGVTAVGELQGNPLVNNAFGLEQPNLEGKEVRFGWLQTSFWAVMTTATMSGAVNGMHDSLMPQGIFSTLFNLFIQVIWGGQGTGTAYLFIYLILTVFLTGLMAGRTPEFLGRKIEKREIVLASVVLLIHPILVLIPSAIALAYPISLSGISNSGYHGISQVVYEYASAAANNGSGLEGLRDNTLWWNLSTLVSLIGGRYIPIIAILLLADGMSRKQQLQETPGTLRTDSLVFTGITAGVTLILGVLTFFPVLALGPIAEGLKLASGN; encoded by the coding sequence ATGGGACAAGGTTTTTTACAAATTGGCTTAACACTGTGTATTGTCATAGCAATTACCCCGCTACTAGGTAGATACATAGCCCATGTCTTCTTGGGAGAAAGAACACTGCTGGATTTTTTAATGAACCCCATAGAGCGAAGTATGTTCGTACTAGCGGGTGTTCGTAGAAAAGATGATATGACGGGTTCGCAGTATATCCGGGCTGTAATTTGCAGCAACCTGATCATGGGTGTTTCAGTGTATTTACTGTTATATTTTCAGAGGCTCTTGCCCTGGAATCCTAACGGTTTTGGTGCTACCAGTTGGGATGTATTACTGCATACAACCATTTCTTTTGTAACAAATACCGACCAGCAGCACTATGCTGGTGAGACAACCTTAAGCTATTTTAGCCAGGTAGCGGCTTTAGGCTTTTTGATGTTCACCTCCGCAGCCACCGGTTTATCTGTGGGAATTGCCTTTATTCGCGGGCTGACGGGTAGAAGGCTGGGAAACTTTTATGTCGATATTGTCCATGCAATTACGCGCATCTTGCTACCGATTTCGATTATTGGAGCGATCGCTTTGCTTCTAACAGGTGTACCACAAACATTAGCGAAGACTATGGATGTGAGAACCTTAGAAGGCGGGACACAATATCTTGCCAGAGGCCCGGTGGCATCCTTTGAAATGATTAAACTTTTGGGCGAGAACGGCGGAGGCTTTTTTGGCGTAAACTCAGCACATCCTTTTGAAAATCCCAATGGCGCTTCTAACTTGATAGAAATGATCGCCATGATTTCTATCCCAGCAGCGTTGATTTACACCTACGGTATACTCGCCAACAACATCAAACAAGCTTGGCTGCTTTTTTGGATGGTGTTTGTGATTTTTGTCATTCTGGCGGGAGTGACAGCCGTGGGAGAATTGCAAGGTAATCCCCTAGTTAATAACGCCTTTGGATTAGAACAGCCCAATTTAGAGGGGAAAGAAGTTCGATTTGGCTGGTTACAAACGTCATTTTGGGCAGTTATGACTACTGCTACTATGTCTGGTGCTGTGAATGGGATGCACGATTCTTTGATGCCCCAAGGAATATTTTCGACACTCTTCAACTTGTTTATCCAGGTTATTTGGGGTGGACAGGGCACTGGAACAGCTTACTTATTTATTTACTTAATTCTCACAGTGTTCCTAACTGGACTAATGGCAGGACGCACCCCAGAGTTTTTAGGACGCAAAATTGAAAAACGGGAAATAGTCCTCGCCAGCGTCGTGTTGTTGATTCACCCAATTCTCGTTTTGATTCCCAGTGCGATCGCCCTGGCTTATCCCATCTCTCTCTCTGGAATTAGCAACTCTGGCTATCACGGTATTTCTCAAGTAGTTTATGAATACGCCTCAGCCGCCGCAAATAATGGCTCCGGCTTGGAAGGGTTGAGAGATAACACCCTGTGGTGGAACTTGAGTACTTTAGTTAGCTTAATAGGAGGACGCTACATTCCGATAATTGCCATCCTGCTGTTAGCTGACGGTATGTCTCGCAAACAACAATTACAAGAAACCCCTGGTACCCTAAGAACTGATTCTCTAGTATTTACTGGTATCACTGCTGGAGTGACATTGATTTTGGGAGTATTGACTTTCTTTCCCGTTTTAGCTTTAGGCCCCATAGCTGAGGGTTTGAAACTAGCATCTGGCAATTAG
- a CDS encoding sensor histidine kinase KdpD: MKEAINGRGETYGLIMIAFAIVIGLEYLTPPEYVFGYLYTGTILLADSRLNRKAVLGITLAATGLTLLNLFVPGGEMINASTLANRLIAVLALMVTGWLSDRNHRNEEAIAYTQAQLRSQEQLAIMREDFVSTLTHDLKTPLLGAIETLKYFQNEQFGEITPMQAKVLQTMARSHRSTLQLVQTLLDVYRNDAEGLKLQISPVNLATVAEEVIATLAELARTRQVYISLHYGESDFRSFLWVNGDPLQLGRVFTNLLSNGINHTPRGGKVEVVLEGYSSDQVVKILDTGSGFTEEELPHLFERFYQGHSDRHVSGSGLGLYLTRQIIAAHGGTIWAENRSPRGAMFGFRLPACPPPGR, translated from the coding sequence ATGAAAGAAGCTATAAATGGGCGTGGGGAGACTTATGGGCTAATAATGATCGCCTTTGCGATCGTCATAGGCTTAGAATATTTGACACCACCTGAGTACGTATTTGGCTACCTCTACACAGGGACAATTTTGTTAGCAGATTCTCGATTGAATCGGAAAGCAGTATTGGGGATCACTCTAGCCGCTACAGGATTAACATTATTGAATTTGTTTGTCCCCGGAGGAGAAATGATTAATGCCTCAACGTTGGCAAATCGGCTGATTGCAGTATTGGCGTTGATGGTAACGGGTTGGTTAAGCGATCGCAACCACCGCAATGAAGAAGCGATCGCTTATACCCAAGCACAATTACGCTCTCAAGAACAACTAGCTATTATGCGTGAAGATTTTGTTTCCACCCTAACGCATGATTTGAAAACACCCCTATTAGGAGCAATTGAAACGCTGAAATATTTTCAAAATGAGCAATTTGGTGAAATCACGCCAATGCAAGCAAAAGTCCTCCAAACGATGGCTCGTAGTCATCGGAGTACACTGCAATTAGTCCAAACTCTTTTAGATGTATACCGTAATGATGCCGAAGGACTGAAATTACAGATATCACCCGTTAACTTAGCAACTGTGGCGGAGGAGGTAATCGCTACCCTGGCTGAACTAGCGAGAACACGTCAAGTTTATATTTCTCTGCACTATGGCGAATCAGATTTTCGGAGCTTTCTCTGGGTAAATGGCGATCCTTTGCAACTGGGGCGAGTCTTCACCAATCTCCTGAGTAATGGTATTAACCATACCCCCCGTGGCGGTAAAGTGGAAGTGGTACTTGAAGGTTATTCTAGCGATCAAGTGGTAAAAATACTTGATACTGGTTCCGGCTTTACAGAAGAAGAGTTACCCCACTTATTTGAGAGGTTTTATCAAGGACATAGCGATCGCCACGTCTCAGGATCTGGACTAGGGCTTTATTTAACCAGGCAAATTATCGCTGCTCATGGGGGTACAATTTGGGCAGAGAATCGCTCACCACGGGGAGCAATGTTTGGTTTTCGACTCCCAGCTTGTCCACCACCGGGGAGATGA
- a CDS encoding response regulator transcription factor, with amino-acid sequence MTKILLVEDDELFRLGLRMRLQQETTLEIVAEAEDGEQAVELANRYPLDLVLLDIGLPGIGGIEACRQIKQKHPNLPILVLTSRSEKPLISRLIAAGAQGYCLKGIPAESLILAVRSVAAGASWWDQTATTEIRAAFEGSSNVALPAKTEGSVENPLTKREQEILALVATGKSNQEIAEILYIAPGTVRVHVHAILQKLEVRDRTQAAVLAIQKGLVAPELLINY; translated from the coding sequence ATGACAAAAATCTTACTTGTTGAAGACGATGAATTGTTTCGGCTTGGTCTGCGGATGCGGTTGCAGCAAGAAACTACTTTGGAGATTGTCGCAGAAGCAGAAGATGGGGAACAAGCTGTAGAATTAGCAAATCGCTATCCCCTGGATTTGGTTTTGCTAGATATAGGTTTACCGGGCATTGGTGGGATTGAAGCTTGTCGCCAAATCAAGCAGAAGCACCCAAATTTACCAATTCTGGTTTTAACATCTCGTTCTGAAAAACCTCTGATTTCACGGTTAATTGCTGCTGGGGCCCAAGGTTACTGCCTGAAAGGTATTCCAGCTGAGTCTCTAATATTGGCAGTGCGATCGGTCGCGGCCGGGGCTTCATGGTGGGATCAAACAGCAACAACAGAGATTAGAGCAGCTTTTGAGGGTAGTTCTAATGTTGCGCTACCCGCAAAAACTGAGGGAAGCGTAGAAAATCCCTTAACTAAGCGGGAGCAGGAAATTTTGGCACTCGTAGCAACTGGCAAAAGCAATCAAGAAATTGCTGAAATTCTCTACATTGCCCCTGGTACAGTGCGGGTTCATGTCCATGCAATTTTGCAGAAACTAGAAGTACGCGATCGCACTCAAGCCGCAGTCTTAGCGATCCAAAAAGGATTGGTAGCACCAGAATTGTTAATTAACTATTAG
- the priA gene encoding primosomal protein N' — translation MYINGISLSPLVVAQASESYQSGTTLNRWVEVLVDCPGSTGLFTYRLPAQLEIKPGDILSVPFGAQQLGAIAIRLLAQPNVDLAPEKIREVEDIVSVGFFPSAYWELLNRVAAYYYTPLIQVIRVALPPGLLGRSQRRIRLVRGGGAGGSSYLLASPNPSAFLTPTARQVWELLQGQPAGDYSFAYLQQKVKSAYRGIRELLRFGLVESYLEPPRLTRPKLQKAVTLTGTIDSDLTTRQREILEVLRRHNGELWQNKLLQICNASSSILKTLTQKGYIVIEEREVLRTEQGPVLAGDGAKSLTSAQASALATIQTLDGFAEVLLHGVTGSGKTEVYLQAIAPLIKQGKSALVLVPEIGLTPQLTDRFRARFGNKVSVYHSALSDGERYDTWRLMLTGEPQVVIGTRSAVFAPLPNLGLIILDEEHDSSFKQDSPIPTYHARTVAQWRAELENCPLLLGSATPSLESWIRVRRQGSRGAEGEFVTPHSSLSTQHGLNLSYPLTGLSTHYSHYLSLPERVNFRPLPPVEIVDMRQELQQGNRSIFSRSLQEALQQLQERKQQGILFIHRRGHSTFVSCRSCGYVLECPHCDVSLAYHHTEEKAPELLRCHYCNYARSHPKYCPDCSSPYLKFFGSGTQRVTQELARHFPDLRLIRFDSDTTRNKGSHRTLLTRFANGEADLLVGTQMLTKGLDLPQVTLVGVVAADGLLNLSDYRASERAFQTLTQVAGRAGRGDDPGRVIVQTYTTEHQVIAAVRSHDYHSFSQAELEQRLALNYPPYGRLILLRLSSLDPIQVQNTAQIIATALSTEEEFEILGPAPASILRVANRYRWQILIKFAPDALPQLPDWEEVRSLCPSAVSLTIDVDPLNIM, via the coding sequence ATGTATATTAATGGCATCAGTTTATCTCCTTTAGTAGTGGCCCAAGCTAGCGAATCGTACCAATCAGGTACAACTCTTAATAGGTGGGTTGAAGTACTGGTAGACTGTCCAGGAAGTACAGGATTATTTACTTATCGATTGCCAGCCCAGTTAGAAATAAAACCAGGGGATATTTTGAGCGTGCCATTTGGGGCACAACAATTAGGAGCGATCGCAATTCGGTTACTGGCACAACCAAATGTCGATTTAGCACCAGAAAAAATCCGGGAAGTAGAAGATATAGTCAGCGTTGGATTTTTCCCAAGTGCTTATTGGGAATTACTCAATCGAGTTGCTGCATATTACTATACGCCTCTGATTCAAGTAATCCGGGTTGCTCTACCACCAGGGTTGCTGGGGCGATCGCAGCGCCGTATCCGCCTTGTTAGAGGAGGGGGAGCAGGGGGAAGTAGTTATTTACTGGCATCTCCTAATCCTTCAGCTTTTTTGACTCCAACCGCACGGCAAGTTTGGGAACTTTTGCAAGGGCAGCCTGCGGGGGATTATAGTTTCGCCTACCTTCAACAAAAAGTCAAATCTGCCTATCGGGGAATTCGGGAGTTGCTAAGATTCGGTTTAGTAGAAAGCTACTTAGAACCGCCACGACTAACTCGACCAAAGCTACAAAAAGCAGTCACGCTCACAGGTACAATTGATAGCGACTTAACTACCCGTCAGCGAGAGATTTTGGAAGTGCTGCGGCGGCATAATGGGGAGTTGTGGCAAAATAAATTACTGCAAATTTGTAATGCTAGTTCTTCTATCCTTAAAACGCTGACACAAAAGGGTTACATCGTCATCGAAGAACGGGAAGTATTGCGAACCGAACAGGGACCAGTATTAGCAGGCGATGGGGCTAAATCTTTAACTTCTGCCCAAGCTAGCGCCTTAGCAACAATCCAGACACTCGATGGATTTGCTGAAGTTTTATTGCATGGGGTGACAGGTTCAGGAAAAACCGAAGTATATTTGCAAGCGATCGCACCTCTGATCAAGCAAGGCAAATCTGCCCTTGTCTTAGTACCAGAAATTGGACTTACACCCCAGCTAACCGATCGTTTTCGCGCCCGTTTTGGCAATAAAGTCAGCGTTTATCATAGCGCCCTCTCCGACGGTGAACGTTACGACACTTGGCGGCTTATGCTCACAGGAGAACCCCAAGTCGTTATTGGTACGCGCAGCGCCGTTTTCGCGCCTTTGCCCAACTTGGGTTTAATTATTTTAGATGAAGAACACGACAGCAGCTTTAAGCAAGACTCACCCATACCTACTTACCATGCCCGCACTGTCGCCCAATGGCGAGCCGAATTAGAAAATTGCCCTTTATTGTTAGGTTCCGCCACCCCTTCCTTGGAGAGTTGGATCAGGGTGAGGAGGCAGGGGAGCAGGGGAGCAGAGGGAGAATTCGTAACTCCTCACTCCTCACTCAGTACTCAGCACGGGCTAAACCTTAGCTATCCGCTAACAGGACTTAGCACTCATTATTCTCATTATTTAAGTTTGCCTGAACGTGTCAATTTTCGCCCTTTACCGCCTGTGGAAATAGTCGATATGCGGCAAGAGTTGCAGCAGGGAAATCGTTCTATATTTAGTAGATCGCTACAAGAAGCTTTGCAACAGTTGCAAGAGAGAAAACAACAGGGAATTTTATTTATCCATCGCCGGGGACACAGTACTTTTGTCTCATGCCGCAGTTGTGGATATGTATTGGAATGTCCGCATTGTGATGTGTCACTGGCGTACCACCACACCGAAGAAAAAGCACCGGAATTATTGCGCTGTCATTATTGTAATTATGCGCGATCGCATCCCAAATACTGCCCCGATTGTAGTTCCCCTTATCTGAAATTTTTCGGTAGCGGGACTCAGCGAGTAACACAGGAATTAGCGCGACACTTCCCAGATTTGCGCTTGATTCGTTTTGATAGCGATACCACCCGTAACAAAGGCTCACACCGGACTCTACTCACCCGGTTTGCCAATGGCGAAGCAGATTTATTAGTGGGTACGCAAATGCTTACCAAAGGTTTGGATTTACCACAGGTGACACTTGTGGGCGTTGTCGCCGCCGATGGGTTGCTAAATTTATCAGATTATCGCGCCAGTGAACGAGCATTTCAAACCTTGACTCAAGTCGCTGGACGTGCTGGTAGAGGAGACGATCCGGGCAGGGTGATTGTACAAACTTACACCACAGAGCATCAGGTAATTGCAGCAGTGCGATCGCACGATTATCACTCTTTTTCCCAAGCTGAACTAGAACAACGGCTTGCACTCAATTATCCCCCTTATGGGCGGTTAATTTTGTTGCGCTTAAGTAGTCTCGATCCCATTCAAGTGCAAAATACCGCGCAAATCATTGCCACAGCCTTGAGTACAGAAGAAGAATTCGAGATATTGGGCCCAGCACCAGCGAGTATTTTACGCGTAGCTAATCGTTATCGCTGGCAGATATTGATTAAATTTGCCCCAGATGCATTGCCACAATTGCCAGATTGGGAAGAAGTGCGATCGCTTTGTCCTTCAGCTGTTAGTTTGACTATTGATGTAGACCCATTAAATATTATGTGA
- a CDS encoding RpoD/SigA family RNA polymerase sigma factor — protein MYQTKQQSLKETMNIVELGKMEILENAADIEEPSLDSLDAVANEEPPIVVENLESDERDGDDMAAARPSGYNKTEHDDAVGAFFKEMARYPLLKADEEVELARRVRFLEEIRELQAALNLKLGQEPTKLEVASELEMTEKQLESRLYQGRVAKRKMIRSNLRLVVSIAKRYLNRGVPFLDLIQEGAMGLNRATEKFDPDKGYKFSTYAYWWIRQAITRAIANDARTIRLPIHIVEKLNKLKKAQRELKQKLCRNPTEGEMAEALEISVQQLRQLQQLRRQALSLNHRVGKEEDTELMDLLEDEDNLSPEAKMNENMMRQEIWEVLGDVLTPREKDVISLRYGLTTSEPCTLEEVGNMFNLSRERVRQIQSKAMRKLRRPHIAKRLKGWLI, from the coding sequence ATGTACCAAACAAAACAACAATCCCTAAAGGAAACTATGAACATTGTTGAATTGGGAAAAATGGAAATACTGGAGAATGCTGCTGATATTGAAGAACCATCACTCGATAGTTTAGATGCAGTGGCAAATGAAGAGCCTCCAATTGTAGTAGAAAATCTGGAATCAGATGAACGCGATGGAGATGACATGGCGGCGGCCCGTCCTTCGGGATACAATAAAACCGAGCATGATGATGCTGTCGGCGCGTTTTTTAAAGAGATGGCGCGTTATCCGCTTTTAAAAGCTGATGAAGAAGTAGAGTTAGCACGGCGAGTTAGATTTCTAGAGGAAATTAGGGAATTACAAGCTGCTTTAAACTTAAAACTAGGACAGGAACCTACCAAACTAGAAGTAGCTTCCGAGCTAGAAATGACCGAAAAGCAACTAGAAAGTCGCTTGTATCAAGGTAGAGTAGCGAAACGCAAAATGATTCGCTCCAACTTGAGGTTAGTAGTTTCTATCGCCAAACGATATCTAAATCGGGGAGTGCCTTTTCTGGATTTAATTCAGGAAGGAGCAATGGGTTTAAATCGCGCTACAGAAAAGTTTGATCCAGATAAAGGATATAAGTTTTCTACTTATGCCTATTGGTGGATTAGACAAGCGATTACCAGAGCTATAGCTAACGATGCGCGGACAATCCGGCTACCTATTCATATTGTTGAAAAGCTTAACAAGCTGAAAAAAGCTCAACGGGAACTAAAGCAAAAACTCTGTCGAAATCCTACCGAAGGTGAAATGGCAGAAGCTTTGGAAATTAGTGTGCAACAACTACGCCAACTACAACAGCTACGCCGTCAAGCACTTTCTCTCAACCACCGTGTCGGTAAAGAAGAAGACACAGAATTGATGGATTTGCTAGAAGATGAAGATAACCTGTCTCCAGAAGCAAAAATGAATGAAAACATGATGCGTCAGGAGATTTGGGAAGTATTGGGTGACGTGTTAACTCCACGGGAAAAAGATGTGATTTCTCTGCGTTATGGTTTGACAACCAGCGAACCCTGTACCTTAGAAGAAGTTGGCAATATGTTCAATCTTTCCCGTGAGCGAGTGCGCCAAATTCAAAGCAAAGCGATGCGGAAATTACGCCGTCCCCACATAGCTAAACGCTTAAAAGGTTGGTTAATTTAG
- a CDS encoding GNAT family N-acetyltransferase has protein sequence MTSCSNLILRFAEPTDYSVLFQLIQGLAEYEKLSHAVTGDALALKEHLFGSHRYIEAILAETAGQAVAFALFFHNYSTFLTKPGIYLEDLFVLPEYRRQGIGKALISKVAQIAIERDCGRLEWSVLDWNEPAKAFYRSIGASILDDWRICRVTEDALTQLGAVN, from the coding sequence ATGACTTCGTGTAGCAATTTGATTTTGCGTTTTGCTGAACCAACTGATTACAGCGTACTTTTTCAATTAATTCAGGGACTTGCTGAGTATGAAAAATTATCTCATGCAGTCACTGGCGATGCTCTGGCACTTAAGGAGCATTTATTTGGTTCGCACAGATATATAGAAGCGATTTTAGCAGAAACTGCTGGTCAAGCTGTTGCTTTTGCCCTATTTTTTCATAATTATTCAACATTTTTGACCAAGCCCGGAATTTATCTGGAAGACTTATTTGTTTTACCAGAGTATCGTAGGCAAGGTATTGGTAAAGCTCTTATTTCTAAAGTAGCCCAGATAGCTATAGAACGTGACTGTGGACGGTTAGAGTGGAGTGTGTTGGATTGGAATGAACCAGCTAAAGCATTCTACCGTAGTATAGGAGCATCTATATTAGATGATTGGCGAATTTGCCGTGTCACAGAAGACGCACTTACGCAGTTAGGGGCTGTCAATTGA
- the ctpA gene encoding carboxyl-terminal processing protease CtpA, which yields MGFMNKQVFRVGFSLLMAFWLAFGTLTQPAVALTGEQKLVSEVWRIVNRTYLDETFNHQNWAAVRQKVLEKPLTDANASYAAIGKMLKSLDDPFTRFLDPEQYRSLKVNTSGELTGVGLQIVLNPETGKLEVVAPIAGSPADKAGIRPRDRILKIEGVPTKNLTLDEAATKMRGPSGSLVTLLIERDGEPETEIRLTRDRIALNPVVSELRVSTEGTSIGYLRLTQFNANASTELAHAISSLEKKGAAAYILDLRNNPGGLLQSGIEIARQWLDTGTIVYTVNRQGIQGSFEAFGPALTNDPLVILVNQGTASASEILAGALQDNGRAQLVGETTFGKGLIQSLFELSDGSGLAVTIAKYETPQHRDINKLGIKPDKVISQDPINREQIGTEADLQYQAAVELLKKDLVVAGKV from the coding sequence ATGGGGTTCATGAACAAACAAGTCTTTCGGGTTGGATTTTCGTTGTTAATGGCGTTTTGGTTGGCGTTTGGTACGCTGACCCAGCCTGCGGTGGCTTTAACGGGGGAACAAAAGCTGGTTTCCGAAGTATGGCGAATTGTTAATCGCACTTATCTAGATGAGACTTTTAATCATCAGAACTGGGCGGCTGTGCGGCAAAAGGTTCTAGAGAAGCCGCTTACAGACGCAAATGCCAGTTATGCGGCAATTGGGAAGATGCTCAAGAGCCTTGATGACCCTTTTACCCGCTTTTTAGACCCGGAACAGTACCGCAGCTTAAAGGTCAATACCTCTGGGGAACTGACTGGGGTAGGATTGCAAATTGTCCTGAATCCTGAGACTGGGAAGTTGGAAGTAGTGGCTCCTATAGCAGGTTCACCAGCAGATAAAGCGGGGATTAGACCACGCGATCGCATTCTTAAAATTGAAGGCGTGCCCACAAAAAATCTTACCCTAGATGAAGCTGCAACTAAAATGCGGGGCCCTAGTGGCAGCCTTGTTACTCTCCTCATCGAACGGGATGGAGAGCCAGAAACGGAAATTAGATTAACGCGCGATCGCATTGCTCTTAACCCTGTGGTTTCAGAATTGCGTGTTTCCACTGAAGGTACATCTATTGGCTACCTACGTCTCACTCAATTCAATGCCAACGCCTCAACGGAATTGGCACACGCTATTTCTAGTCTAGAAAAAAAAGGCGCTGCTGCCTACATTCTAGATTTACGAAATAATCCTGGGGGATTATTGCAATCAGGAATTGAAATTGCCCGTCAGTGGTTAGATACTGGTACTATTGTCTACACTGTGAATAGACAAGGCATTCAGGGTAGTTTCGAAGCCTTTGGGCCAGCCCTGACGAACGATCCTCTGGTAATTTTAGTGAATCAAGGAACTGCCAGTGCTAGCGAAATTCTGGCTGGCGCACTCCAAGATAACGGTCGTGCCCAGTTGGTAGGTGAAACCACTTTTGGTAAGGGTTTAATTCAATCTTTATTTGAATTATCAGATGGTTCGGGGTTGGCAGTCACAATTGCTAAGTATGAAACTCCTCAACACCGGGATATTAACAAACTAGGTATTAAGCCAGATAAAGTGATTTCCCAAGATCCAATTAACCGCGAACAGATTGGTACTGAAGCGGATCTGCAATATCAAGCAGCAGTGGAACTTTTGAAGAAAGACTTGGTTGTGGCAGGAAAAGTGTAA
- the petB gene encoding cytochrome b6: MANVYDWFEERLEIQALAEDVTSKYVPPHVNIFYCLGGITLVCFLIQFATGFAMTFYYRPTVTEAFSSVEYIMNEVNFGWLIRSIHRWSASMMVLMMILHVFRVYLTGGFKKPRELTWVSGVILAVITVSFGVTGYSLPWDQVGYWAVKIVSGVPEAIPVVGVLISDLLRGGSSVGQATLTRYYSAHTFVLPWLIAVFMLFHFLMIRKQGISGPL, encoded by the coding sequence ATGGCCAACGTTTACGACTGGTTTGAGGAACGCCTGGAGATTCAGGCACTCGCTGAAGACGTTACTAGTAAGTACGTCCCTCCCCACGTCAACATCTTCTACTGCTTGGGTGGTATTACCCTGGTTTGCTTTCTCATCCAGTTTGCCACTGGATTTGCCATGACGTTCTACTACAGGCCAACAGTCACTGAAGCGTTCTCCTCAGTGGAGTACATCATGAATGAAGTAAACTTCGGTTGGCTAATTCGCTCCATCCATCGCTGGTCTGCCAGCATGATGGTGTTAATGATGATTTTGCACGTCTTCCGGGTTTATCTCACAGGTGGTTTCAAAAAGCCCCGTGAGTTGACCTGGGTCAGCGGTGTGATCCTCGCTGTAATTACAGTTTCCTTTGGAGTCACTGGCTATTCCCTACCTTGGGATCAAGTTGGCTACTGGGCTGTAAAAATCGTTAGTGGCGTACCAGAAGCAATTCCCGTAGTTGGCGTTCTGATCTCCGACCTGCTACGCGGCGGTTCAAGTGTTGGTCAAGCAACACTAACTCGTTACTACAGCGCACACACCTTTGTGCTGCCTTGGTTGATTGCAGTCTTCATGCTGTTTCACTTCTTGATGATCCGCAAGCAAGGCATTTCCGGGCCTTTGTAA
- the petD gene encoding cytochrome b6-f complex subunit IV, which translates to MATQKKPDLSDPQLRAKLAKGMGHNYYGEPAWPNDLLYVFPIVIMGSFAAIVALAVLDPAMTGEPANPFATPLEILPEWYLYPVFQILRSLPNKLLGVLAMGSVPVGLILVPFIENVNKFQNPFRRPVATTVFLFGTLVTVWLGIGAALPLDKSLTLGLF; encoded by the coding sequence ATGGCAACACAAAAAAAACCTGACCTGAGCGATCCTCAGTTAAGAGCCAAACTCGCTAAAGGCATGGGTCACAATTACTATGGTGAACCCGCTTGGCCTAATGACTTACTTTATGTCTTTCCAATCGTGATCATGGGTTCCTTCGCTGCAATTGTGGCTCTAGCTGTGCTAGATCCCGCAATGACCGGTGAACCAGCAAATCCTTTTGCCACACCATTGGAAATTTTACCAGAGTGGTATTTATATCCAGTCTTCCAAATTTTGCGATCGCTTCCTAACAAACTTTTAGGAGTGTTAGCAATGGGTTCTGTACCAGTTGGGCTAATTCTCGTTCCTTTTATTGAGAACGTCAACAAGTTCCAAAACCCCTTCCGCCGTCCAGTTGCAACCACAGTCTTCCTCTTTGGTACTCTTGTCACAGTGTGGCTGGGTATTGGTGCTGCCTTGCCATTGGATAAATCTTTGACCTTGGGACTATTCTAA
- a CDS encoding anti-sigma regulatory factor, which translates to MFTIVQQDHLKVKSELSLLNQVQEWFEQFCLQHLSQLGWSKTQLDRLNLALAEGFTNAVRHAHHALPPETTIEINVDLWIDRLEIRIWDYGKPFNPDAITEPAPGTLQVGGYGWFLLRRLADRVVYERGADGRNCLLIVKYSVEAQ; encoded by the coding sequence ATGTTTACTATAGTGCAGCAAGACCATCTGAAGGTTAAGAGCGAACTCAGCCTCCTAAACCAGGTGCAAGAATGGTTCGAGCAATTTTGTCTGCAACATTTGTCTCAACTTGGCTGGTCAAAAACCCAACTCGATCGCCTCAATTTAGCATTAGCAGAAGGTTTTACCAACGCTGTTCGTCACGCTCATCATGCTTTACCCCCAGAAACAACCATTGAAATTAACGTTGATCTGTGGATCGATCGACTAGAGATTAGAATTTGGGATTATGGAAAACCTTTCAATCCTGATGCGATCACAGAGCCAGCGCCAGGTACTCTACAAGTAGGCGGGTATGGATGGTTCCTCCTCCGGCGGTTGGCAGATCGTGTTGTATACGAACGTGGTGCAGATGGCAGAAATTGCCTTCTCATCGTCAAATACTCTGTAGAAGCACAATAA